CCCGCCGATGGCAACCGGATCGACACAGGCCTCTGCGCCGCCACAAAGCGCAATATCAGCCTCGCCGTTGCGGATCAGGCGCATTGCGTCTCCGATCGCCTGGGCCGAGGCCGCGCATGCCGTGACCGGCGCGCCCGAGGGCCCGTGGAACCCATAGCGGATCGAGACCTGTCCCGCCGCGAGGTTCGGCAAGAAGGACGGCACGACGAAGGGCGACAGCCTGCGCACGCCTGCGGTGCGGATGGTCTCGGTTGCGGCGGTGATGGCGGGAACGCCTCCGACCCCTGTCCCGATGAGCGTCGCGGTGCGCGATCTGGCGGCCTGATCCTGCGGAAACCATCCCGCCTGACGCAGCGCCTCGTCGGCTGCAGCCATGGCGTAATGAATGAAGAGATCGGTCTTGCGCAGGTCCTGCTGCGACATGGCCGCTTGGGGATCAAAGCCATCCTCGGCCTCGGCTTTTGAAGGCACCAGCCCGGCGATCTGGCATTTCCAGCCCTCGGTATCGAAGCGGCTGTTCCGCTTGATCCCGCTTTCGCCCGCTAGCAGCCGACGCCAACTGGCCTCAGCGCCCGAGGCGAGCGGCGTGACGGCGCCAAGGCCAGTGATGACGATCGGATCCTGCATGATGGTGCTCCAGTGTGCATTTGCACTGTGCATATACACAATAGCGGATCAGCTCAACCGTCCTGTGCCGGCCTCACTCCTGGGACAGGGCTTTGGCGACCCGCAGATAAGTGGCAGCCTCGGTTTCCGTCACGCGCGCGGTCAATTCACTTTGCGCCGCGAGCCATTCTCCCTGCAGCGTATCAAGCAGCCGGTCGCCAGCCTCGGTCAGCGCGCCGAGCCGGGCATTCCCGGTCCCTGACACGCGGCGCACCAAACCCTTCTTCTCGAGCAGATCAAGGCTGCGTGTCAGGCTGGTGCGGTCCAGAGCCACTTTCTGTGCGAAGGCCGCAACCGGTTCGGACGGATGAGAGCGGATCGCAGCAAGCAAGGCGAATTGCTGAACAGTCACCCCATGTACCCTCAGCCGCTGATCATACCGCCTGAGCAGCACCCGGGCGGCTGATACGGTGTTGAGCACGAGGCATTGCGAGAGTTTGTCGGCACTGTTGTCCATAGAGCGGGACCATGCGGATCGATCGCATGCGCGTCAAGAACCGAACACCGCTCAGCGGGCAGACGAACGACACATCGCCCGATTGTGTCAATCCGTAGGGACATGGGCGAAGACGAACCACGGCAATCTCCGCAGCGGCTCTGCCAGTTTCGCATGGAAAGATCTGCATATCGTCCGGAACCTCTGATCCTGGCATTCCGAGACATTCCATCTGACACGGGGTCGTCGGACCTCGATCCTCGACTGAGGATCGGTCAACTTATGAGCTAGTGTCGAATAAGGTCTTCTAGCCGAAATAAGAGAGCCGGGAAACCCGGCTCTCTTTTCTCCTCAGCGACGGCGATGGGACAGGCCGCCCCAGATCCTGCCGTCGTCGCGATGCTCGCCGCCGCGGACTGCGCCGATATAGGCGGCGGCTGCGGCGATGATCGTTGAGGCGGCCAGCAGGAAGGCGCTGAGAATGCCCGCGATCCGCGCATGTTCTGCGGCTTGAGCGGCCTTTTCCTTGGCGTCGTCGGCGGCTTTGGCGGCATCCGCCTTCAGCTGCTCGATCTGGGCCTTGGCCTCATCGACCTTCTTCTGGGCTGCATCGCGAATGGCGATGGCGCGCGCCTGAGCCTCATCGACCCGCTTGTCGACTTCGCTGGTCGAGAGGCCGGTTTGTGCGGCCACGACCTGTTTCAGATAGGCTTTGTCTTCGTCGGAAATCTCCCCGGTTCGCACCAGATTGATCAGGATCTGCGAGATTTCCTCTTTGGCATTGCCCGGCTCGCCCGTCGTCGGTCCTGGGACGGTATTTGCGGGACGAAGAAGGCTGTCCGAGACATAATCAAGCGGGTTGGACGACAAACCGCTCGGCAAGGCATCTTGCAGCGTCGGAGCAACCGCTTGCCCCGCACCCTGCGCCACGCCGCCAATCGCGCCGCCCACGCCCGAGACCACGCCGCCCGCAAGTTGACCCGCGCCCTGCAAGGCGCCACCAACCGCGCTGCCCGTCGCCTCGACGGCGGTTCCGGCGACCGCGCCCACGGTTTTGACCGCGCCGGTCACCGCGCCCGAAACCATCAGGGCGCTCAGGATTGCGCCAAGGCCCCAGACGACTAGACCGTGCAGGCCATCGCGCACCCGAACCTCATCGGAATTCGCGACTTCGACCCGGCGACGCAGCCGCCCGGCGATATAGCCGCCGAGCAGATAGACCACGACCAACGAGATGACGGCAAAGAGCGCCGTCAGGATCAGAACGAAGGTGCTGATCCCGCCGTTGTCATCGAAGGAGAAAGACCCCAGCCCCAGCGCAGCCGCAAAGGCACCAAAGACCAACGATGCGCCGACGGCGACTACCGTCCCGGCGATGATCGCTCCGAAGTCGACATAGCCCCGATCGCTACTCGGGAGCGTCGGCCCGCCCGTGTTGATCTCTGCCATCAGCGTAGCCCCAGCATGCTGAGAATGAACAGGACGACCACGACCAGGCCGACCAGATAAATGATGCCATTCATGAACTGTCCTCGCTGCTATGATGCCCATGTGACCGATCTCTGGTTTCAACGCAGAAGATCCATGTCACTCAGACTTAACGGTCTTTTGCCGAGGATAGTTCCCCCCGGCGGAAAGCCTCTGGCCTTGCGAGGCGAGTTGCGCCTTCATTTCAGCGCGGCATGGCCCTCACATCATGGGCGATTGGCGCGCCATCGGAGGCGCGCCAAGAGGGCGATCCAGTGCCCGAGATTGCCCGCGATTCTCGCCCTCGCGTCAGGCCAGATCGCGCAGCTTCGCCTCGCGATCCCAGTAGCGCTGCTTGGCGGCATCGGGCAGATGCGGAAGATCGGTGACGCCCGCGTCCTTTTCGACACCCGCGCGGTCCAGCAAGGGCTTTGCTCCGGGACTGGTGCCGATCGCCTTGAGATGGGCATAGGCATCCGCGACAAAGCCGACCGCAGCGCTGTCATGGGCGAGCTTTTTCCCAGCCTCTTCGGAAAGCACCAGCGCCACCGCATCAAAGAGCACCGAAGGCGAGCCTGCGAGTTGCGCATCGGCCGTGAGCGTGCCGCCCTTCACCGCGATCGCACCGATCTTGGGCGCGAGCAGTGTTACCCGCCCTTTGGCCGCCGTGATCGATTGCTTGAGATGCTCGATCTCGGCCAAAGCCGAACCTTCGGCAAACAGGATCGCGACATGGCGCCCCTCCAGCGTGACATGCCAGTTTTTCTGGATCGAGAGCGCGTTCGATTGTCCGAGATCGACCGGCGCCTTGAAGGGCGTCACCGCCTCGGGCAGGTCAATCCCAAGGCCAGCTGCCACCCGTTTGGCCAGATCTTCATGCACCACCCGCAGATGCGACAGCACGCGCTGGCGGATATGGGCAAGCGAGACCTTCGACAGCTCAAAGGTGATCGCCGAGGCGATATGGGCCTTTTCGCTCGCGGTCATCGAATTCCAGTAAAGCCGGGGTTGGCTGTAGAAATCACCGAAGCTCTCGGCGCGCTTGCGAAGTTTCTCGCCGTCGACCTCTTCGGGAAGCGTTGCGAAACCCGTGCTGATCGGACGCGGGCCGGGGTTTTCTCCGGCTTCATCGAGGCTGTTTGGCTCGTAATTCGCGCGGCCCTTGAAGCCATGGGTCTGCATCATCCCGTCGCGCTGCATATTCGCGAAGGGGCATTTGGGCGCATTGACGGGGATCTGATGGAAATTCGTCGTCCCGAGCCGGGATTTCTGCGTGTCGAGATAAGAGAACAGCCGCCCCTGCAACAAAGGATCATCCGTGAAATCGATGCCGGGCACGATATTCGACGGCAGGAAGGCGGATTGTTCGGTCTCGGCGAAGAAATTATCCGGATTGCGGTCCAGAACCATGCGACCGATCACGCGCAGGGGCACGATTTCTTCCGGGATGAGCTTGGTCGCATCCAGAATGTCATAGGGCAGCGTATCGGCAAGCATCTGGTCAAAGACCTGCACCGCGAATTCCCATTCGGGATGGTCGCCGCGCTCGATCGCCTCCCACAGATCGCGGCGATGATAATCGTTATCCGCCCCCTGCAGCTTGGCGGATTCGTCCCAAACCAGCGATTGCGTGCCAAGTTTGGGCCGCCAGTGAAACTTGACGAAGCTCTCGCCGCCCTTGGCATTCACCAGTTTGAACGTATGGACGCCAAAGCCCTCCATCATCCGGAGGCTGCGTGGAATCCCGCGATCCGACATGGCCCAGATCAGCGTATGCAAGGTTTCTGGCATCAGCGAGACGAAATCCCAGAAGGTGTCATGGGCAGATGCGGCCTGAGGAAAGGCGCGGTCGGCCTCCATCTTCACCGAATGGATCAGGTCGGGAAACTTGATTGCATCTTGGATGAAAAACACCGGGATATCATTGCCGACCAGATCCCAATTGCCCTCATCAGTGTAAAACTTGACTGCGAAGCCCCGGACATCGCGCGGCGTATCGACCGAGCCCGCGCCACCGGCCACTGTAGAAAACCGCGCGAAGACCGGCGTCTTTTTACCCTTCTTCGCGAAAAGGCTGGCGCGACTGAGCTCTGGGATCGGATCGGTGCATTCGAAATAGCCATGCGCCGCCGAGCCGCGCGCATGTACGATCCGCTCGGGGATGCGCTCATGGTCGAAGTGAAAGATCTTTTCGCGCAGGACAAAATCTTCCAACAGCGTCGGGCCACGCTTGCCCGCCTTGAGACTGTTTTCATTGTCGCTGATCGGTACGCCGAAATTGGTGGTCATCACATCTGTGCCGCGCTTGGCGATCTGCTGGCGTTCGCCGCCCGCGCCAAACTCGGTCGAATATCCTGATTTATCAGCCATCTTCTTGCCTCCCGTCAGGTGGGTTTCGGCAACAATGGACCTAAGGGGCCAAAGCTCCCGTGCCCAAGTAACAGGACCGCGGGGCTATGGGTTCCGAAGCTTCTCTGGCCGCGCGCCCTCTCGATCTGCGTCCGCTGTGCAAATCACGTTCCCCGGATCGGGGGGAGAAGCTTATGAGATTTGCGTGGAATGACGCGCTTCCCGATCGGCCAGCATCTGCTGCGCGAGGGCCAGATCCTGGGCAAATTCGGCCCGCGCCCGCTGCGCCTCGGCGGGCGGCAAGCGCAGGATGAAGCTTGGATGCCATGTGATCAACACCGGACCGCCGTCCTCTGCCGTCTCGATCTTCCCGCGTCGCCCGGCAAGCGGGGCGTGATTGCCGGTCAGTCCGAAAGCCGCGCTTGCCCCCAGCGCAAGGCTCAGGCGCGGGGCCACAAAGCGGCGTTCGAGATCCAGCCACCAACGACAATGCTGGATCTCGCTGCCATTCGGGCTTTGATGCATCCGGCGTTTGCCGCGGGGCGTGAATTTGAAATGCTTGACCGCATTAGTCATCCACAGCCGCGCCGGATCCAGCCCGACCTCGGCCATGACTTGGCGCAAAAGCTGACCGGCGGGGCCGACAAAGGGGCGACCTTCCAGATCCTCGCGGTCGCCGGGAGCCTCGCCCAAAACCATCAGCGCGGCATCTGGATCGCCCTCACCCCAGACCGTTTGGGTTGCGTGCTGACACAGGGTGCAGCGCGAGCAGCTTTGCGCCTGCGCGCGTGCCTCGGCCATCGAGGCGGGCAAGTCCTGCGCCTCAAGGCTGCGCAGCCGGGCGGTGACTTTGGCGGCGAAGGCCGGAGGCGTGCTTGCGCCTGCCTCGGCCATGGCCTGCAACCGGCGCGGCGCATCGGCCAACATCTCAGGGATCAGCGCGGTTTCAGGCAGGTTCTTCCAATACTTCAGCGGCATCTCTGACCGCATCGCCGCAATTTTCACCCGCGCCGGGTTGAAAATATTGGCGAAATAGACCTGCCAAAGCGCGTGGCTCGCGTCTGGGGGAAGATCGGGAGCGGGGCTCGGCCCTTCAAAACGCAGCACACCGTCGAAACGTGCTACGCCCTCGGGCGTGGCAATCAGCCAATCCATATCGGTAAAACGCGCCGAAAAAAACGGGGTCGCGGCCTGCAGGATCGGGTGAGCTGGTTCGAACCATGCCGCAAAAGCGCGGCGCGGCCCCTCAGAGGCCAGCTCGTGAAAACGCAAAAAGGCATGCATCTTGTGGATGTCGCGCCGCACCGCCTTGGCCAAAGCCTGCAGGCGGATCATCAGGGGATCACCGGGATTGGCCCAAAGCCCGCGCTCGCTTTGGCCACGCATCAGGGCAAGGTAAAGCAAGCCCCAGGCCTCGGGGTCGGAATGAGAGCTGACCGTGCGGGCCAGCGTCAGAAAGGCGGGCGTGGCCTGCACAGCACGCGCCCCCGGTTCCGGCCAAGGCGCAGCACCGAACAGATCGGGCGGAGTTGCCTCTGTCGCCCAAAGGATCTGCTCTGGCGCGATCTCGGCACTGGCCAGATGCCGCGCCGCCGCTCGCCAAGCCTCGAACCGATCGAAACGGGGCAGATCGACGCGGATCATCCGAAAAGCGATAGCTGTTTCGGAGGTGGCGCGAACCGCGCCCGTAGCCCTGCGCTGTCGGTCAGCGCGCCGGGATGCCAGTCGGGCAGCGTGACGAAGGCCCGCGCCTTCGACATGATCGCCCCCATGCGCAAGAGATCGCCAAAGCGCAGCGTCGCATGGCGGCGCGCGGCCAGAATCCGGCCCACGGTTTTCGTGCCAAAGCCCGGCACCCGCAACAGCTGCTCTTGGCTGGCGCGCGCGACATCGACGGGAAATTGCGCCCGATTGGCCAAAGCCCAGGCGAGTTTTGGGTCCAGCTCCAGATCAAGATTACCGTCGGGGCGCGCCGCGCCGATCTCATCGGCGTCGAAGCCGTAAAAGCGCATCAGCCAATCGGCCTGATAGAGCCGATGCTCGCGGATCAGCGGCGGTTTGATCAGCGGCAAAGCGGCCGAGGCATCCGGGATCGGGCTGAAGGCCGAATAATAGACCCGCTTGAGATCATAGCCCGAATAGAGATTGGCCGAGCTGCGCAGGATCTCGCGGTCGCTCGTCGCATCTGCCCCGATGATCATCTGCGTCGATTGCCCGGCCGGAGCAAAGCGCGGCGGACGCTTGCCGGTAAAGCTGCGCTCCTGCGTCGCCTCCCGCGAAAGACGGACATTGGCCATGGTCGCGCGAATGGTCTCGGGACGCTTTTCCGGGGCAAGCTGGCGCAGGCTTTTGTCTTGCGGCAACTCGATATTGACCGAGAGGCGATCGGCATGAAGTCCGGCCTCGGCGACCAGTTCGGGCGCGCTGTCGGGAATGGTTTTGAGGTGGATATAGCCTTTGAACCCATGATCGAGCCGCAGGCTGCGCGCAATGCGGACCATATCCGACATGGTCTGATCGGGGCTGCGGATAATGCCCGAGGACAGAAACAGCCCCTCGATCATATTGCGCCGATAGAACTCAAGCGTCAGCGTCACCACCTCATCGGGCGAAAACCGCGCGCGTTCGACATTGCTGCTGACCCGGTTCACGCAATAGGCGCAGTCATAGATGCAGAAATTCGTCATCAAGATCTTCAGCAGGCTGATGCAGCGCCCGTCCGGCGTATAGGCGTGACAGATCCCGCTGCCCCCCGCCGAGCCGATCCCGCCTGATCTTGCGTCGCGTCTGCTGGTCCCGCTGGAGGCGCAAGAGGCATCGTATTTCGCTGCATCCGAGAGGATCGCCAATTTGTGCTGAAGGGATTTCTGTGCCATCCAAACAGTCTATGTTCTCTTTTTGTTCAGCGCAAGTCGGCTCCATGACGGAGGCTGAGCATCACCGATGCCGAGGGCATGTCAAACCCCGGCACCCTATCAATGATCGGCAGTCCGTCACGCGTTACGCTGAAAGGGGCCGCCCAGCTATAAGGTCCAGACCCATTGATTTCAGGCTTTTGGCACGGTTCAGGCTGTGTCAGGAGACGGGAGCAATGAGTAACCTTCTGGCTGACGGACGCTCAGATAGAGCGCCGCAAACCGTTTACCCCAAGAGCCAGGGCAAGCCTCGCGTCGGAGGCCAGCGTGCTTTGAGTGGCATAATCTTCATAAACCGTAATGGCTTGCGCTGCCGTGATGCGCCGGCGGAAGTCGATCCGGCAAAGACCCTCTACAATCGCTGGCAAGGTTGGAGCGACAACGGCGTCTTCGCCCGGCTCATGGTGGCCCCGCCACGGAGCGTCTCGAGCACAAGCGATCATGATCGAGGCGACTACCGGAAGGCACGTCGCACGGCATCAAGTCAGCGGGCGAAAAAGGGAGGGGCGGGAGCGTCAGATCGGACGATCCAAAGGCGGCATGAACACCAAGTTGCACGCGGTTGCCGACTCCAAGGGGCGGCCAATCTGGTTCTATATGTCGGCCGGTCAAGTCAGCGATTACACCGGCGGCGGCACTGCTGAGCAGTCTGCCAAAGGCGGGTTGGCTACTAGCAGACTGAGGGGTAATCCTCCCCATGGTTAAGGGGCTGCATAAGTAGAATTTTCTCGTAGCGTGAGCTGAGGAGATTCGAATGAGAAAGAGCCGTTTCACCGAGCCGCAGATCATGGCCGTGCTTCGTCAGGCCGAGAGCGGCGTGGCCGTGCCTGAACTTTGCCGCGAGCATGGGATCAGCACAGCGAGCTTTTACAAATGGCGCTCGAAGTATGGCGGCATGGACGCGTCCATGATGAGCCAGATGAAGACGCTTGAGGACGAGAACCGGCGGTTGAAGCGCATGTTTGCGGACCTGAGCATGCAGGCCGAACTGCTCAAGGAAGCACTAGGAAAAAAATGACACGGCCAGTTCAACGCCGGGAGCTGGCCGAGAAGGCTGTGGCGACGAAGGGGGTCAGCATCGCGCTGGCCTGCCGGGCCTTTGGCGTGAGCGAGACCTGCTTTCGCTACAGCCCGAAGCGCGATGCCGAGAACGAGTTTATCGCGGACCTGTTGGAAGGGCTGACCAAGGTGCACCGGACCTGGGGCTTTGGGCTATGTTTCCTGCACATGCGCAACGTCCAAGGGCATCCTTGGAACCACAAGCGCGTCCATCGGATCTATTGCGAGTTGGAACTGAACCTGCGGATCAAGCCGCGGCGGCGGATCAAGCGTGACAAGCCTGAAGAGCTTAGCGTCCCTGACGCGCCGAACACGGTCTGGTCAATGGACTTCATGGCTGATCGATTGGCCGATGGCCGTCAATTCCGCCTCTTGAACGTGCTGGACGACTTCAACCGTGAGGGCCTCGGCATTGAGGTCGACTTCTCGCTCCCGGCCGAGCGGGTGGTCCGGTCCCTCAATCAGATCATCGAGTGGCGCGGAAAGCCCCTGGCCATCAGGGTAGACAATGGCCCTGAATACATCAGCTCCACGCTGATGATCTGGGCCGAGAAGCAGGGCATTGCCCACAACCACATCCAGCCTGGGAAACCACAGCAGAACGCCTACGTCGAGCGTTACAACAGGACAGTCCGCAATGAATGGCTGGACCTATACATCTTTGAAACCATCGAGGAGGCGCAGGAGATCGCAACCGACTGGCTATGGACTTACAACAATGAGCGCCCCAACATGGGCATCGGCGGCATCACACCCGCCCAGAAACTGAAGATGGCTGCCTGAAGTCTACTTCTGCACCCCGTTAAAACGGGGAGGATTACCGAGGCTCCGATCCCGATTGGTTCAGAGAAGCATTGAAAGACAAGCGAATAAACGCCCGTATCCCCGACTGAAAGTTCCGCAAGAAGGCCATCAGATACGACAAACGGCGCTAAAAACGGCGCAACCGTATCGAGATTATGTTCGGCCGCCCCAAGGTCTGGCGACGCGCCGCAACACGATACGACCGATGCCCAGAGACCTGCTTCTCCGCGATCATGCGCGCCGCAACCGGCTTGGTCTGGCTATGAAGCGCATTGAACCGGAGCCTATGTCCGATCTAGGACAGCCGCCTCGTGAGAAGATCAACTCAAGTGATCCACTTTCGCGAAACATGGATATAGCAAATCGAACGGCTTCTTGCGGTATATCAAGTGCAATCGCGATGCCTTCTACACCGTGGCCTTGTCGAAGTTTTCTGGCGATCACGCGGATCCTTCGAGCTGGTTCACACCTTAAAGAGGGGTGAACGGGGCAGGTGCGAGCGAAGTGCCTACGGCCCTAGATGCAGAAAACAGCCCCCGCCAATAATCGGTTCTTGATATATGAACGCTCGCTCATCGCGACATGCGATACCCGATCCCGGGCTCGGTCATAATCAAGCTGGGTTTTAAGGCATTGTCGTTCAGCTTCTCGCGAAGATGGCTGATCACGATCCGCAGGTAATGGATGTCCTCGCGATGCGCGGGGCCCCAGACGGTTTCCAGCAGGTCGTGGTGGGTCAAGAGGCGTCCCGCATGGCGCGCCAGCATGGCCAACACGTCGAACTCCTTGCGCGTCAGGACGATATCTTCGCCATTTTGTCGAACCAACCTTTGCGCGAGGTCGATCTCAAGCGATCCGGTCTGAAGTGTCGCGGATGAGGATGCGGCGGGGGCCACGCGCCGCGACAGGGCGCGCAGACGTGCGAAAAGCTCCCCTGTGGCGAAGGGCTTGGTCACATAATCATCGGCTCCGGCGTCAAGCGCGGCGATGATTTCAGCCTCATCAGAGCGCACCGAGAGCACAAGGATCGGCACGGGCGACCATTCCCGGATCGCGACAATGACCTCTTTGCCATCGAGATCGGGCAGGCCGAGATCGACCAGAATGATATCGGCCCCGACCGTCGCGGCCTTGGTAATGCCTTCGCGCCCGCGCGCGGCTTCTTCGATGACGAAATCCGCGCCCTCCAGCACGACGCGCAAAAAGCGCCGGATCGGGGCCTCGTCCTCGATTACCAGAATGCGAATGGCTTCAGGCGCCATGGCTCTCCTCCAGACTGTCCGCCACCGGCAACCAGAGGCGGATGGCCGCGCCTTTGCCCGAAGGCGGCTCGATCGCCTCGACCTTGCCGTCATTGGCTTCGATCATGCCCTTGACGATGGCAAGGCCAATCCCGGTTCCGGCCGGTTGACCATCGCCCTGAATCGCGCGGTGGAACAGCTCGAAGACGCGGGTGCGTTGCTCTTGCGGAATGCCCGGCCCCTCGTCTTCGATCATCAGCGCCACGCCTTTGTCCTCTGGCTGCGCCGTCAACCGGATCG
This genomic stretch from Paracoccus aminophilus JCM 7686 harbors:
- a CDS encoding response regulator, with product MAPEAIRILVIEDEAPIRRFLRVVLEGADFVIEEAARGREGITKAATVGADIILVDLGLPDLDGKEVIVAIREWSPVPILVLSVRSDEAEIIAALDAGADDYVTKPFATGELFARLRALSRRVAPAASSSATLQTGSLEIDLAQRLVRQNGEDIVLTRKEFDVLAMLARHAGRLLTHHDLLETVWGPAHREDIHYLRIVISHLREKLNDNALKPSLIMTEPGIGYRMSR
- a CDS encoding IS3 family transposase (programmed frameshift) encodes the protein MRKSRFTEPQIMAVLRQAESGVAVPELCREHGISTASFYKWRSKYGGMDASMMSQMKTLEDENRRLKRMFADLSMQAELLKEALGKKLTRPVQRRELAEKAVATKGVSIALACRAFGVSETCFRYSPKRDAENEFIADLLEGLTKVHRTWGFGLCFLHMRNVQGHPWNHKRVHRIYCELELNLRIKPRRRIKRDKPEELSVPDAPNTVWSMDFMADRLADGRQFRLLNVLDDFNREGLGIEVDFSLPAERVVRSLNQIIEWRGKPLAIRVDNGPEYISSTLMIWAEKQGIAHNHIQPGKPQQNAYVERYNRTVRNEWLDLYIFETIEEAQEIATDWLWTYNNERPNMGIGGITPAQKLKMAA
- a CDS encoding putative DNA modification/repair radical SAM protein, encoding MAQKSLQHKLAILSDAAKYDASCASSGTSRRDARSGGIGSAGGSGICHAYTPDGRCISLLKILMTNFCIYDCAYCVNRVSSNVERARFSPDEVVTLTLEFYRRNMIEGLFLSSGIIRSPDQTMSDMVRIARSLRLDHGFKGYIHLKTIPDSAPELVAEAGLHADRLSVNIELPQDKSLRQLAPEKRPETIRATMANVRLSREATQERSFTGKRPPRFAPAGQSTQMIIGADATSDREILRSSANLYSGYDLKRVYYSAFSPIPDASAALPLIKPPLIREHRLYQADWLMRFYGFDADEIGAARPDGNLDLELDPKLAWALANRAQFPVDVARASQEQLLRVPGFGTKTVGRILAARRHATLRFGDLLRMGAIMSKARAFVTLPDWHPGALTDSAGLRARFAPPPKQLSLFG
- a CDS encoding UdgX family uracil-DNA binding protein (This protein belongs to the uracil DNA glycosylase superfamily, members of which act in excision repair of DNA. However, it belongs more specifically to UdgX branch, whose founding member was found to bind uracil in DNA (where it does not belong), without cleaving it, appears to promote DNA repair by a pathway involving RecA, rather than base excision.); translation: MIRVDLPRFDRFEAWRAAARHLASAEIAPEQILWATEATPPDLFGAAPWPEPGARAVQATPAFLTLARTVSSHSDPEAWGLLYLALMRGQSERGLWANPGDPLMIRLQALAKAVRRDIHKMHAFLRFHELASEGPRRAFAAWFEPAHPILQAATPFFSARFTDMDWLIATPEGVARFDGVLRFEGPSPAPDLPPDASHALWQVYFANIFNPARVKIAAMRSEMPLKYWKNLPETALIPEMLADAPRRLQAMAEAGASTPPAFAAKVTARLRSLEAQDLPASMAEARAQAQSCSRCTLCQHATQTVWGEGDPDAALMVLGEAPGDREDLEGRPFVGPAGQLLRQVMAEVGLDPARLWMTNAVKHFKFTPRGKRRMHQSPNGSEIQHCRWWLDLERRFVAPRLSLALGASAAFGLTGNHAPLAGRRGKIETAEDGGPVLITWHPSFILRLPPAEAQRARAEFAQDLALAQQMLADREARHSTQIS
- a CDS encoding catalase encodes the protein MADKSGYSTEFGAGGERQQIAKRGTDVMTTNFGVPISDNENSLKAGKRGPTLLEDFVLREKIFHFDHERIPERIVHARGSAAHGYFECTDPIPELSRASLFAKKGKKTPVFARFSTVAGGAGSVDTPRDVRGFAVKFYTDEGNWDLVGNDIPVFFIQDAIKFPDLIHSVKMEADRAFPQAASAHDTFWDFVSLMPETLHTLIWAMSDRGIPRSLRMMEGFGVHTFKLVNAKGGESFVKFHWRPKLGTQSLVWDESAKLQGADNDYHRRDLWEAIERGDHPEWEFAVQVFDQMLADTLPYDILDATKLIPEEIVPLRVIGRMVLDRNPDNFFAETEQSAFLPSNIVPGIDFTDDPLLQGRLFSYLDTQKSRLGTTNFHQIPVNAPKCPFANMQRDGMMQTHGFKGRANYEPNSLDEAGENPGPRPISTGFATLPEEVDGEKLRKRAESFGDFYSQPRLYWNSMTASEKAHIASAITFELSKVSLAHIRQRVLSHLRVVHEDLAKRVAAGLGIDLPEAVTPFKAPVDLGQSNALSIQKNWHVTLEGRHVAILFAEGSALAEIEHLKQSITAAKGRVTLLAPKIGAIAVKGGTLTADAQLAGSPSVLFDAVALVLSEEAGKKLAHDSAAVGFVADAYAHLKAIGTSPGAKPLLDRAGVEKDAGVTDLPHLPDAAKQRYWDREAKLRDLA
- a CDS encoding MarR family winged helix-turn-helix transcriptional regulator, which produces MDNSADKLSQCLVLNTVSAARVLLRRYDQRLRVHGVTVQQFALLAAIRSHPSEPVAAFAQKVALDRTSLTRSLDLLEKKGLVRRVSGTGNARLGALTEAGDRLLDTLQGEWLAAQSELTARVTETEAATYLRVAKALSQE